The sequence GAAGAGCCGCAAATTATTGTCCCGAATGATTCTGAGCAGTTGTTGGTGACCTACCAAAGCTTGGCGCGCTCTGGTGCACCGGAGGCGATCGCCCGGTATTTGAGTGATTGTTTTAGCCATTTGGGGGTCGGCATTCAAGCGGATGTTCAGACCTATCCGGCAACGAAGTCTGAAGCTGAAACCAAACGCCTATGGATTACTTGTCAGTGTGACTATAGTCCCGAATATGCGCTACTGACGGAGCCGTTGGTTCAGGAGCTGCGGGAACTACAGATTGAAGGGTTCCGGGATGGTGTGATCCGCTGTCAAATTCGTGGTGAACAAAAACCGGAATGGTTGCTATGGGTTGATCTAACGCCGCCTCAAATGATGTTGCGGGAATGGGGACGCTGGGGTGATACTCAGGCGATCGCCCACCTATTAAACCAAGGCATGGTTGCCCACGGCATTGCCGTCAAAGTCTCACAAAAAAAAGATGCCCTCCATATTTTTTGCTACCCCATCGATCCCCTAGAGCAGAACGAACCCCATAAAAAAACAGCCCTACAAGTTGCCATTCCTATCTTGGAGGATTTAGCACCCCAAGGCGTTCAATCAGCCACTATTTACGGGACATTTAGCGACGACGCTGCCCCGTTATGGGTGGAGTGGCTCCCCCTTGCTGCTCAGATGATGGCCAAGTTACAGCCTTCACCCCGTTCCCTCGCCCGCAACAATAATTTAGAAGCCCTGCTTTTTTTAATGCAGAAGGCCCTTAACCCCAATCTTGCTGATCGTTTGGCCACCGGAGGCATCCGGGTCAAACTCTTCACTAAGGGCAAAATTCTCCACGTGATGACCGAGGCGATCGCCTGTCCGACCAAGGATCAAATGGTAGAAACCCTGATTCCTTTCTTTAAAGACTTAGAAAGTGACCATATCGATGGCGTACGCCTTTACGGCCGCCGCTCTGGTCAGGTCAAAGCCGTCTGGCAACACCGCATTGATCTCGTCGAAATCCCCACCGCCTTTAAAGAATACCCCACCAATCAACATGAGCTTTTAGACACGACCACAGCCATTAGCCCCGACGAAGTCCACTACCAACAGAGCACACCATCTTTACTAGAAGAAATCAATCAAACCCTCCGTACCATTCTCTGCGCCACCAGATTGTGGACACCAGAACAGACAGTTTCTAGCCCCGTCCTAAGCAAACAGTATCAGCAGCCATCGAAGGTTCCCCTAATGACGGATAAAGGCATTCGCGTGGCCTTGGTGTGGGGATTTTTAGGCTTGTTACTGACCGTTCAGATAGATTGGCTCACAGGCCAGTGGCTCAAACAAAATGCACCGGAACAAGTGAACGCCGCCGCCGCCTCAGAGCTAGATATGGCCCTCAATAAAACCTTTAGCCCGGATCCTATAGATTTGCCAGATTTAGAATTGCAAAAGTCTGAGTTTTTTGATCAAGACAGTGCCGGTTTTACCACTGCGGGTACAACGGAACTGATCCTCACCCCCAAGGCAGAATTAGCGAAATTAACCACTGCCCCGAAGGCGATCGCCCCCCCAGAAAAAGCAGAGCATCCTTCCTTTAACAGTCCAATGTTGGATGAAAAACTGGCTTTATATCAAAAACGAGTCCGAGAAAATGGCGTACCCGATATTTTGATCGTTGGGAGCTCCCGCGCCTTGCGAGGCCTTGACCCCTACGCCTTACAAACAGCTCTAGCAAAACAGGGTTACCCGAAGCTCGATATTTTTAACTTTGGCCTCAATGGCGCAACAGTCCAAGTCTTTGACCTCTTGTTACGGCAAATTATTCCCGCCGATCAACTACCCCAAATGATCATCTGGGCAGACGGTTCCCGGGCTTTCAATAGTGGCCGCGAAGACATCACCTTCGATATTATTGTCAATTCTGAGGGTTTCCAAAAATTGCAAGATGGCACCTTCCCCAACCTTTTTCTTAAAGAAAATGAGGCGATCGCCGCAACCGAGGCAGAGGTGAAAGAACCTTTTAATCTCAACAAAACAGCAAATCAATTCTTAGCAGAACTATCCATCGTTTACGAACAAAGAGAAACCTTGAAAAGTAATGTGCTACAA comes from [Limnothrix rosea] IAM M-220 and encodes:
- a CDS encoding SGNH/GDSL hydrolase family protein, which translates into the protein MVNVSHRKTNRPRLAPMLHEAVRQAIPLGSHVHLRVRLRGNTLHLLCETNCPTEKEEIVRAIVAAIRRGGTPVVLLTPEPHEPIYRLIVYGRLEGTENSLWVKSINVLELLEEPQIIVPNDSEQLLVTYQSLARSGAPEAIARYLSDCFSHLGVGIQADVQTYPATKSEAETKRLWITCQCDYSPEYALLTEPLVQELRELQIEGFRDGVIRCQIRGEQKPEWLLWVDLTPPQMMLREWGRWGDTQAIAHLLNQGMVAHGIAVKVSQKKDALHIFCYPIDPLEQNEPHKKTALQVAIPILEDLAPQGVQSATIYGTFSDDAAPLWVEWLPLAAQMMAKLQPSPRSLARNNNLEALLFLMQKALNPNLADRLATGGIRVKLFTKGKILHVMTEAIACPTKDQMVETLIPFFKDLESDHIDGVRLYGRRSGQVKAVWQHRIDLVEIPTAFKEYPTNQHELLDTTTAISPDEVHYQQSTPSLLEEINQTLRTILCATRLWTPEQTVSSPVLSKQYQQPSKVPLMTDKGIRVALVWGFLGLLLTVQIDWLTGQWLKQNAPEQVNAAAASELDMALNKTFSPDPIDLPDLELQKSEFFDQDSAGFTTAGTTELILTPKAELAKLTTAPKAIAPPEKAEHPSFNSPMLDEKLALYQKRVRENGVPDILIVGSSRALRGLDPYALQTALAKQGYPKLDIFNFGLNGATVQVFDLLLRQIIPADQLPQMIIWADGSRAFNSGREDITFDIIVNSEGFQKLQDGTFPNLFLKENEAIAATEAEVKEPFNLNKTANQFLAELSIVYEQRETLKSNVLQELFPQFNALEPLNVAELPEEDAGESEIRTLEIQGETINLDGFLALSRQFEPDYYYRYHPRVTGYYDSDYSEFNLEGEQHQAFTELLRYLDANQVNLVVINQPLTDQYLDPVRERYEEKFRNYMDQMSTQKNLKFLDFVSKEAWQQRYKYFSDPSHLNRFGASQMAQQLAQDPLLQWPITANAQPETPQD